In a genomic window of Polypterus senegalus isolate Bchr_013 chromosome 13, ASM1683550v1, whole genome shotgun sequence:
- the nat15 gene encoding N-alpha-acetyltransferase 60: MTNLVPSSALSEINLRLLCHDDIDTVKHLCSDWFPIEYPDSWYRDITSNKKFFSLAATFKGVIVGMIVAEIKGRTKVHKEDGDILASSFPVDTQVAYILSLGVVKEFRKHGIGSLLLESLKDHISTTAQDHCKAIYLHVLTTNNTAIHFYENRDFKQHHYLPYYYSIRGVLKDGFTYVLYINGGHPPWTIFDYIQHIGSALANLSPCTIPQRIYRQAQNLLRSFLPWSGISVKSGIEYSRTM; the protein is encoded by the exons ATGACCAACCTGGTGCCCTCCAGCGCGCTCAGCGAGATCAACCTTCGTTTACTCTGTCACGATGACATAGATACTGTAAAACATCTGTGTAGTGACTGGTTTCCTATTGA ATATCCAGACTCATGGTATCGAGACATCACATCAAACAAAAAATTCTTTTCCTTGGCTGCTACATTTAAAGGTGTCATTGTGGGTATGATAGTAgcagaaataaaaggaaggacaaaagtgcacaaagag GATGGGGATATTCTAGCTTCTAGCTTTCCTGTTGACACACAAGTTGCATACATTTTAAGTTTAGGAGTTGTAAAGGAGTTCAGGAAACATGGAATAG gttcTCTTTTACTAGAAAGTTTGAAAGATCACATATCTACAACAGCCCAGGATCATTGCAAAGCCATCTATCTTCATGTTCTTACTACAAATAACACTGCCATTCACTTCTATGAGAACAGAGACTTTAAACAGCATCATTACTTGCCATATTATTACTCAATACGAGGAGTACTAAAAGATGGATTTACATATGTTTTGTATATCAACGGTGGACATCCCCCTTGGACGATCTT TGATTATATTCAGCATATAGGCTCTGCACTGGCAAATCTGAGTCCTTGTACAATTCCACAGAGGATATATCGTCAGGCTCAGAATCTTCTTCGTAGTTTTTTACCCTGGTCAGGTATTTCTGTAAAAAGTGGTATTGAATATAGCAGAACAATGTGA